DNA from Halobaculum sp. XH14:
AAGGCCATGTACGACTGCCTCGACCCGGTTCCCGAGTACGACGTCGACCGCGGGAGCGACGAACACGCCGCTCGCTGTGTCCTCGCCGAGCGCGAGTTCGACGAGGCGGACGCGCTGCCCGCGGACCACTTCGCCGCGGCAGGCAGCGTCGCGGAGACGGAGGAAAGCCCGGCCGACGGGTCCGCCGGCGCGGCCGAGGAGGGGGTGTCCGTCGATGACTGAGCCCGATCCGCTGCTTCGGGTCCGGGGCCTCCGGAAGTACTACTTCGAGGACGACACGCTGCTCGACCGGCTGATGGGCCGGGATCCGACCAGCGTGAAGGCCGTCGACGGCGTCGACCTCACGGTCGAGAAGGGCGAGACGCTCGGGCTGGTCGGCGAGTCCGGCTGCGGTAAATCGACCACGGGCGAGACGCTGTTGCGCCTGCGCGATGCGACCGAGGGTGAGATCGAGTTCGACGGCGAGGACGTGCTCGGGATGTCCAGCGGCGAACTCCGCGAGTTCCGACAGCGCGCCCAGATCGTCTTCCAGGACCCGTTCTCCAGTCTCGACCCGCGGCTGACGGTCGGACAGATCATCTCGGAGGGGCTCTCGATCCACGGGCTACCCGAGGAGTCGCCCGACGACGGCCGCTCCAAGCGGGAGTGGCGGCGCGACCGGGCGACCGAACTGCTCGAGCGGGTCGGCCTCTCCGCCGGGCAGATCGACCGCTACCCGCACGAGTTCTCGGGCGGGCAGCGCCAGCGGGTCGGCATCGCCCGCGCGCTCGCGCTCGACCCCGAGTTCGTCGTGCTCGACGAACCGGTCTCGGCACTGGACGTGAGCGTCCAGGCGCAGATCCTCAACCTGCTCGACGACCTGCAGGAGGAGTACGGGCTGACGTACCTGTTCATCGCCCACGACCTCTCGGTGGTGCGTCACATCTGCGACCGCGTCGCGGTGATGTATCTGGGCGAGGTCGTCGAGAGCGGCCCGACCGACTCCATCTTCGAGGAGCCGAAACACCCGTACACGAACGCGCTGCTGGAGTCGGTCCCGCGCGCGGACGTGAGCGAGCAGGGCCGGCGCGTCGACCCGCTCTCGGGCGACGTCCCGTCGCCGCGCGACCCGCCCTCCGGCTGTCATTTCCGGACGCGCTGTCCGGAGATCATTCCCCCGGCTGGCGTCGAAATCGACCAGTCGGACTACCGGAGCGTGATGGACCTGCGTGAGCGCCTCGAACGCGGCGACTACGATGCCGAGACCGTCCGGGAGCGGATGGACGACCCGGACGCGAACGCCGCGGCGTTCAAGGAGGCGGTCCGGGCGGAGTTCGGGCTCGACTCGATCTCCGGCGCGAACATGGACACCGTCGAGGACGCACTGGAGATCCTGGCGAACGACCGGGCCGAGGAGGCCGCCGACCGCCTCCGCGACCGGTTCGAATCGGTCTGCGAGACGCAGGCGCCAACCCTCCCCGACGGGGAACACCCGGCTGCCTGCCATCGGTTCCGCGAGGGGGTCGCCGATCACCTCGACGACGGGGACGATGCCGACGACGGCCCGGTGACCGAGCCGGACATCGGCGGGCCGGCCGGGATGGCGATGGGTCCGACCGGCGCCGACGACGCGGCGGTCGACATCGATCGGGCCGAAGAGTCCGCCGACCGGGGACGCTGAGCGGATCAGTACGGCCGCGCAGTCGTCCACCTCCGGTGACCGGAACCGTAACCCTCACCGTCGCCGGCGGGTACCTCACGACGTGACCCGCCATCGAACCCTCCCGCTGTTCCTGTTTCTCGCCGCCATCTGGGGCTCGGCGTTCATGGCCATCAAGGCCGGCCTGGGCACCCCGAGCGCTCCCGGCGGCTTCTTCGAGACGCCGGTCCTCTTCGCGGCGATCCGCTACGACGTCGCGGGGGTCCTAATGTTCGGGTACGCAGCCTACGCCCTCGAGGATCCCGTCCCTCGGGGTCGCGCGGAGTGGGCGACCGTCGGCGTGGGAGCGACGCTGCTCATCGCGGCGTATCACGCCTTCCTCTTCGTCGGCGAGACCGACCCGGCGGTCACGAGCGCAGCGGCCGCAGTCATCGTCTCGTTATCGCCCGCGCTCACGACGGGGTTCGCGCGGGCGATGCTCCCCGACGAATCGCTCACCGCGGTCGGACTCGCGGGACTGGTCCTCGGGCTCGTCGGCGTCGTGGTCCTCACGGATCCCGATCCCGCGAACCTGCTCTCCGGGGGCGCGCTCGCGAAGTCGTTCGTGTTCCTCGCGGCCGCGTCGTTCGCGCTGGGCTCGGTTCTCACCCGTCGCATCGACGCCGGCATGCCGGTCGAATCGATGGAGGCGTGGTCGATGCTCGGCGGCGCACTCCTCATGCACGGCGTCGCCGTCGGCCGCGGCGAGCGGCTCGCACAGGTCGCGTGGACGACAGACGCGCTGGTCGCGCTCGCGTACCTCTCGGTCGTCGCCTCGGCGCTGGGGTTTCTCGTCTACTTCGACCTGCTGGACCGGCTCGGCGCGGTCGAGATCAACCTCGTCTCCTACGTCGCCCCGCTGTTCGCGGCGCTGTCCGGCTGGGCGTTCCTCTCGGAGACGCCGACGTCGACGACCGGCCTCGGCTTCCTGCTCGTCTTCGCCGGCTTCCTCCTGCTGAAGCGGAAGGCCGTCCGGGCGAAACTCTCGCGGGTACGTGGAGCACCTGGCGGGTAGGTAACCCCGGGCAGTTAATCGGACCCCGGTCCCGGCGCCCCCATCAGTGGTCGAGCGGGGCGGGCGAGTCGAACACGTCGTCCGGATCGACCCCGCCCGCGAGCGCGAGACGGAGCGCGACTCTGGCTTTCGAGACCGACAGGTCGCCCGCGAAGCGGACGCCTGCCTCGGCGAGCGTGACCGCGCCGCCGGCGGTCCCGTACACCGGTTCGGTCGGACCCGCGTGACAGCGCGTCCCGACCACCACCGGGACCCGGCTCGTTGCCTCGGCCAGCGCCCCACCGAGCGCCCCGGTGACGTTTCCGAGTCCGGTGCCCTCGACGACGATGCCGTCCGCGTCGGTCGCGAGGGCCCGTTCGACCGGTTCCGAGCCCACGCCGGTCCCGGAGTGCACGACCGGCACGGAGACGTCGTCGGCAGCCGCGGACAGCGGCAGGGACACGGCGGACTCGCGCGGCTCGCGGTGGATGGCGATGCCGCCGCGGGTGACCGTCGCCGTCGGTCCCTTTCCGGGCGATCCGAACGTCGAGAGCGCGTTCGTGTGGCGC
Protein-coding regions in this window:
- a CDS encoding asparaginase, translated to MADFRVRVLAAGGTIASEPGEGGATPAKAGDELVERVPELAPYADVSAENVASRPGFDMDFASVTDLAEAAERAVADGADGLVVTHGTDTLADTAFALSLGCDLEVPLVVTGSQRRFDEPGTDAPANLLTAVRAATDDRFEPGVHVAFDDELHPARDAVKRHTNALSTFGSPGKGPTATVTRGGIAIHREPRESAVSLPLSAAADDVSVPVVHSGTGVGSEPVERALATDADGIVVEGTGLGNVTGALGGALAEATSRVPVVVGTRCHAGPTEPVYGTAGGAVTLAEAGVRFAGDLSVSKARVALRLALAGGVDPDDVFDSPAPLDH
- a CDS encoding DMT family transporter; translation: MTRHRTLPLFLFLAAIWGSAFMAIKAGLGTPSAPGGFFETPVLFAAIRYDVAGVLMFGYAAYALEDPVPRGRAEWATVGVGATLLIAAYHAFLFVGETDPAVTSAAAAVIVSLSPALTTGFARAMLPDESLTAVGLAGLVLGLVGVVVLTDPDPANLLSGGALAKSFVFLAAASFALGSVLTRRIDAGMPVESMEAWSMLGGALLMHGVAVGRGERLAQVAWTTDALVALAYLSVVASALGFLVYFDLLDRLGAVEINLVSYVAPLFAALSGWAFLSETPTSTTGLGFLLVFAGFLLLKRKAVRAKLSRVRGAPGG
- a CDS encoding ABC transporter ATP-binding protein; its protein translation is MTEPDPLLRVRGLRKYYFEDDTLLDRLMGRDPTSVKAVDGVDLTVEKGETLGLVGESGCGKSTTGETLLRLRDATEGEIEFDGEDVLGMSSGELREFRQRAQIVFQDPFSSLDPRLTVGQIISEGLSIHGLPEESPDDGRSKREWRRDRATELLERVGLSAGQIDRYPHEFSGGQRQRVGIARALALDPEFVVLDEPVSALDVSVQAQILNLLDDLQEEYGLTYLFIAHDLSVVRHICDRVAVMYLGEVVESGPTDSIFEEPKHPYTNALLESVPRADVSEQGRRVDPLSGDVPSPRDPPSGCHFRTRCPEIIPPAGVEIDQSDYRSVMDLRERLERGDYDAETVRERMDDPDANAAAFKEAVRAEFGLDSISGANMDTVEDALEILANDRAEEAADRLRDRFESVCETQAPTLPDGEHPAACHRFREGVADHLDDGDDADDGPVTEPDIGGPAGMAMGPTGADDAAVDIDRAEESADRGR